A window of Nicotiana tabacum cultivar K326 chromosome 24, ASM71507v2, whole genome shotgun sequence contains these coding sequences:
- the LOC107770022 gene encoding uncharacterized protein LOC107770022 codes for MGSQVLWFLLLLTLTTICKSKLCHPNDLKGLQDFKAGIHSDTSSRLNKWKSQDCCKWEGISCNNENGRVVQINLPGLYTSGDAPFQSTMAGELSPSITLLKFLEVIDMSELVGLTGQIPLSIGLHLPNLRKLYFLGNNFTGSLPQSICKLSKLEELYLQENSFSGFLPSCIGGLKNLRRLDIHSNKLSGAIPESITSLTNLESLCFQDNFLTGNIPENIGNLQALKELDLSSNSLTGIIPHSVAKLYSISSLYLNDNQLEGEMPLPSKPGQLSSLQFLRLQNNRLSGTIPPSIGYLTSLQRLSLANNQLKGTIPSSLGNLKLLTELYLSYNQLSGQLPRSIGEISQLLLLSISHNMIEGPLPHEISSLSNLQSLDLSFNYLNMSTIPKWLMQLPSLSRIYLAGCGIHGEVQDYIKLLPKSLQELDLSANQLSGKIPAWIGSFSQLYTLNLSNNKFVSEIPSTITNLENLGVLDLHSNKLQGSVNFVFQMKSRFEGGSLTYLDLSNNNFSSAIEQIGMGEQENIRYLNLSRNFLKGRLPKSIGTLISVQTLDLSYNRLVSNLPTSLSNVSTLERLMLHKNHFTGRIPEKYLKLRNLKELNLSDNLLEGKIPYGKPFVDFPKSSYSGNRGLCGKPLPPCKS; via the coding sequence atgggtTCTCAAGTTCTTTGGTTTCTTCTATTGCTAACTCTCACAACCATATGCAAAAGCAAGTTATGTCATCCAAATGATTTAAAGGGTCTTCAAGATTTCAAGGCTGGAATTCATTCAGATACTTCTAGCAGATTAAATAAATGGAAAAGCCAAGATTGTTGCAAATGGGAAGGCATTTCTTGTAATAATGAAAATGGAAGAGTTGTACAAATCAATTTACCAGGTCTCTATACTTCAGGTGATGCACCATTTCAATCTACTATGGCAGGAGAATTATCTCCTTCAATTACACTTCTGAAGTTTCTTGAGGTTATCGATATGAGTGAACTCGTTGGACTCACGGGGCAAATTCCTCTTTCCATTGGTTTACATCTTCCAAATCTCAGAAAACTCTACTTTCTTGGCAATAATTTTACTGGTTCATTACCACAAAGCATATGTAAGTTGTCTAAACTTGAAGAATTGTATCTCCAAGAAAATAGCTTTTCTGGTTTTCTTCCCTCGTGTATTGGAGGTCTCAAGAATCTCAGAAGATTGGATATACATTCAAATAAACTTTCTGGTGCAATTCCTGAGTCTATAACAAGCTTGACAAATTTAGAAAGCTTGtgttttcaagataatttcttgaccgggaatataccagaaAACATTGGCAATCTGCAAGCATTGAAAGAGCTTGATTTATCTAGCAACTCATTAACCGGGATAATCCCTCATTCCGTTGCTAAACTATATTCCATTTCAAGTCTTTATCTAAATGACAATCAGCTTGAGGGAGAGATGCCATTGCCTTCAAAACCTGGCCAGTTGTCTTCTCTGCAATTTCTAAGACTGCAGAATAATCGCCTCAGTGGAACGATACCTCCATCGATTGGTTACTTGACTTCCCTTCAGAGACTTTCACTTGCAAATAATCAGCTTAAGGGAACTATTCCTTCTAGCTTAGGTAATCTGAAGTTGCTAACAGAGTTATATCTCAGTTACAACCAGTTATCTGGTCAGTTGCCAAGATCAATAGGCGAGATTTCTCAGCTTCTCCTGTTGAGTATATCTCATAACATGATTGAAGGACCATTGCCACATGAAATTTCTTCCCTTTCAAATCTTCAATCATTGGATCTATCATTCAATTATCTGAATATGTCAACCATTCCCAAGTGGCTAATGCAATTGCCATCACTGTCGCGTATCTACTTAGCAGGATGTGGAATTCATGGTGAagttcaagattatataaaactACTACCCAAATCATTGCAGGAACTAGACTTGTCAGCTAACCAACTTTCAGGAAAGATTCCTGCTTGGATTGGTAGTTTTTCTCAGCTCTATACTTTAAATCTTTCTAATAACAAGTTTGTTTCTGAGATTCCCTCTACTATCACAAATCTTGAAAATCTTGGAGTTCTAGACCTTCACTCAAATAAGCTACAAGGCAGTGTGAATTTTGTTTTCCAGATGAAGAGCAGGTTTGAAGGAGGATCATTGACATATCTTGATCTTTCAAATAACAATTTCTCAAGTGCCATTGAGCAGATTGGGATGGGAGAACAAGAAAATATCCGATACTTAAATTTATCGCGTAATTTTCTCAAAGGTAGATTACCAAAATCCATAGGAACATTGATATCAGTACAGACATTGGATCTCAGTTATAATAGATTAGTCTCTAACCTGCCAACATCACTGTCAAATGTTAGCACTTTGGAGAGACTGATGCTGCACAAGAATCATTTCACCGGAAGAATCCCTGAGAAGTATTTAAAGCTGAGAAATCTGAAAGAGCTGAACCTCTCAGATAATCTTCTGGAAGGGAAAATACCTTATGGGAAGCCATTTGTTGATTTTCCTAAGAGCTCATACTCTGGGAACAGAGGTTTATGTGGGAAACCACTTCCTCCCTGTAAatcttga